One Oceaniferula flava DNA window includes the following coding sequences:
- a CDS encoding DUF1549 domain-containing protein yields MGYPLHTSPIEKTRRLLTASVLAPVLACASLLHAAPTDGEEKEKITESQLQEAARQIDALVAKIYKREGVSVPEDASDSVFLRRSFLLAVGRIPTVEEARVFLESDDPNKRVLLVRYLMNSKGYESHMGNWLIDMLRVRDHFENGRTAAPYMAWVRNSVAENQPYDAMTRELLSAQGAMWKNGAVGYYIRDKGMELDNMSNTMRLFLGTRMECAQCHDDPFNDWERMDFFRLAAFTNGQSEMRKGVWDTLWREIRDAKTERTPLGKMVRFLGDEVYYASLTGAGTGRIKLPGDYQYRDGSPGEWVGAHTPFGKSTRMSDRRDDDDGLETFASWVTDPRNERFATIITNRMWKRIIGVGLFEPVDEYQKPENTTSPELTRYLVRLMHELGYDLKAFQHALLLTRVYAFASSDQELAMGEKPLFDGRKIERMSAEQYWDSLVTMIAGNPDKLPTRGSSDSIYYGGRPVLVGEMTMAELQQQVLAIDDPKKLRTFAADLLDRISKGSESGRRKNRMMMRSRDSRGALEGIARASELASPAPKGHVLQIFGQSDRLLLDSATREANATQVLSMLNGQVEKLVVANDGAHIHKLSQGSPQDRIRAIFFGTLSRSPSEAEMQLMLAEVEARGEAGYRNIISALVNTREFIFIP; encoded by the coding sequence ATGGGATACCCTCTACATACTTCACCAATCGAGAAAACACGCCGATTACTCACCGCCAGCGTCTTAGCGCCTGTCCTCGCCTGCGCCAGCCTGCTGCACGCTGCTCCCACCGATGGTGAGGAGAAGGAAAAAATCACCGAGTCCCAGCTGCAAGAAGCCGCTCGGCAGATCGATGCCTTGGTGGCAAAAATCTACAAGCGCGAGGGAGTCAGTGTGCCCGAGGACGCCAGCGATTCCGTCTTTCTGCGTCGCAGCTTTCTATTGGCCGTCGGTCGCATCCCCACGGTCGAGGAGGCGCGTGTATTTCTCGAGTCAGACGACCCCAACAAACGCGTCCTCCTCGTGCGCTACCTGATGAACTCGAAGGGCTACGAGAGCCACATGGGGAACTGGCTGATCGATATGCTGCGGGTGCGGGATCATTTTGAAAATGGCCGAACCGCTGCACCCTACATGGCCTGGGTGCGCAATTCCGTGGCGGAGAATCAACCCTACGATGCCATGACCCGCGAGCTGCTCTCCGCTCAGGGCGCAATGTGGAAGAACGGCGCGGTCGGATACTACATCCGCGACAAGGGGATGGAGCTCGATAACATGTCGAATACCATGCGTCTCTTCCTCGGCACCCGCATGGAGTGTGCCCAGTGCCACGACGATCCGTTCAACGACTGGGAACGGATGGACTTTTTCCGTCTCGCCGCCTTCACCAATGGTCAATCCGAGATGCGCAAGGGTGTCTGGGACACGCTGTGGCGGGAAATCCGCGACGCGAAAACCGAGCGCACACCGCTCGGGAAGATGGTGCGTTTCCTCGGCGATGAAGTCTACTACGCCAGTCTCACCGGAGCTGGCACGGGTCGGATCAAACTGCCCGGCGATTACCAATACCGCGATGGCAGCCCCGGCGAGTGGGTTGGCGCGCACACTCCCTTTGGCAAGTCCACCCGGATGTCGGACCGCCGCGATGACGATGATGGTTTGGAAACCTTCGCCTCCTGGGTCACCGATCCGCGCAACGAGCGCTTTGCCACCATCATCACCAATCGCATGTGGAAGCGCATCATCGGAGTCGGCCTGTTCGAGCCGGTCGATGAGTATCAGAAACCGGAAAATACCACCTCGCCGGAGTTGACCCGTTACCTCGTTCGCCTGATGCACGAGCTCGGCTATGATCTCAAAGCTTTCCAGCACGCCCTGCTACTGACCCGCGTCTACGCCTTTGCCTCTTCGGATCAGGAGCTGGCGATGGGGGAGAAGCCGCTGTTTGACGGTCGGAAAATCGAGCGCATGAGCGCCGAGCAATACTGGGACTCCCTGGTCACCATGATCGCCGGGAATCCGGACAAGCTTCCCACCCGCGGCAGCTCCGACAGCATTTACTACGGCGGCAGACCGGTGCTGGTGGGGGAGATGACCATGGCCGAGCTGCAGCAGCAGGTGCTGGCGATCGATGACCCCAAAAAACTCCGCACCTTCGCCGCCGATCTGCTCGACCGCATTAGCAAAGGCAGTGAGAGTGGTCGGCGCAAGAACCGCATGATGATGCGCTCCAGAGACAGCCGCGGCGCCCTCGAAGGCATCGCCCGCGCCTCGGAGCTCGCCTCGCCAGCCCCCAAGGGGCACGTGCTGCAGATTTTCGGCCAGTCGGATCGACTGCTGCTCGACTCAGCCACCCGCGAGGCCAATGCCACCCAGGTGCTCTCCATGCTCAACGGCCAGGTCGAGAAACTCGTGGTCGCCAACGATGGCGCCCACATCCACAAGCTTTCCCAAGGCAGCCCTCAGGATCGCATCCGCGCGATCTTCTTCGGCACCCTGTCGCGCTCACCCAGCGAGGCAGAAATGCAGCTCATGCTCGCCGAAGTCGAAGCCCGCGGCGAAGCCGGCTACCGCAACATCATCTCCGCCCTAGTCAACACCCGCGAATTCATCTTCATCCCATAG
- a CDS encoding DUF1501 domain-containing protein, with translation MPKKSDELTRRQFVANAARTYLGVGLAPMLGSSVATQAYAQSSKKAERKPAESVIFLNMTGGMSHIDTFDVKPGKKEVQGPVEAINTNVDGIQVSQFLPKTAAVMDKICLIRSMSSINGAHERGQYALHRSYTPRGTIVHPTLGAWTMKLRGRKNPEIPGFVTVGGNAANASAGFFGVKYAGVPLGRPDEGLKDSVRAGSVSAEDFERRLKLADVMNKQFHAEHQNTEARAYDELYKEAVRLMRSDDLKAFDIDREPRSSREAYGNNSFGQGCLLARRLVEHGVRFVEVNLGGWDTHYDNFTSVEARCQVLDRAYANLLVELEAKGLLESTIVALTTEFGRSPNIVAEHSNGRDHHPSVYSSLLAGGGFKGGMVYGSSDSKGGRVKKDKVGVQDFNATIATRLGLDTDAVLLSPSGRPFQVAHKGKPVEQLFA, from the coding sequence ATGCCCAAAAAATCAGACGAACTTACCCGCCGCCAGTTTGTGGCCAATGCCGCCCGAACCTACCTCGGCGTCGGCCTCGCTCCCATGCTCGGCAGCAGCGTCGCAACCCAGGCCTATGCCCAATCGTCGAAGAAGGCGGAGCGCAAACCGGCCGAGTCGGTGATCTTTCTCAACATGACCGGTGGCATGAGCCACATCGACACCTTCGATGTCAAACCGGGCAAGAAGGAGGTGCAGGGACCCGTGGAGGCGATCAATACCAATGTCGACGGCATTCAGGTCAGCCAGTTTCTGCCAAAGACGGCGGCGGTGATGGACAAGATTTGCCTGATCCGGTCGATGTCCTCGATCAATGGCGCCCACGAGCGTGGCCAGTATGCCCTGCACCGCAGCTACACCCCACGCGGCACCATCGTGCACCCTACCTTGGGGGCGTGGACCATGAAATTGCGCGGTCGGAAAAACCCGGAGATCCCCGGCTTTGTCACCGTCGGGGGCAATGCCGCCAACGCCTCGGCGGGCTTTTTCGGAGTGAAATACGCGGGTGTTCCCCTGGGCCGACCCGATGAGGGGCTGAAAGACAGCGTCCGCGCCGGCTCCGTATCGGCCGAGGACTTTGAGCGTCGGCTCAAGCTCGCGGACGTGATGAACAAGCAGTTCCACGCCGAGCACCAGAACACCGAGGCTCGCGCCTACGATGAACTTTATAAGGAGGCGGTGCGCCTGATGCGCAGCGATGACCTCAAGGCCTTTGATATCGACCGCGAACCCCGCTCGTCGCGCGAGGCCTACGGCAATAATTCCTTCGGCCAAGGCTGCCTATTAGCACGCCGACTGGTCGAACACGGCGTCCGCTTTGTCGAGGTGAACCTCGGCGGCTGGGACACTCACTACGATAACTTCACCTCCGTCGAGGCCCGCTGCCAGGTGCTCGATCGCGCTTACGCCAACTTGTTGGTAGAGCTGGAGGCGAAGGGTCTGCTGGAAAGCACCATCGTTGCCCTCACCACCGAGTTCGGTCGCTCACCCAACATCGTCGCCGAGCACAGTAATGGTCGCGATCACCACCCGTCGGTCTACTCCAGCCTACTCGCAGGCGGAGGCTTCAAAGGCGGTATGGTTTACGGCAGCTCCGACTCGAAAGGCGGCCGAGTGAAAAAAGACAAGGTCGGCGTCCAGGACTTCAACGCCACCATCGCCACCCGCCTCGGCCTCGACACCGATGCCGTCCTCCTCTCACCCTCCGGCCGCCCCTTCCAAGTCGCCCACAAAGGCAAACCCGTCGAGCAGCTGTTTGCATAG
- a CDS encoding O-antigen ligase family protein, whose product MSEHQPALCHYHLLQGLPSSLAGFKIAFMEATRQSSSQDKRRSRSSRGRRTKGGSRATSGTNEWSPARTVGAMLLMASLIIGPLFAGSYYDHWRWPLIVTSSLAGLLLALGPRPRQWQGWCLLVLLLVPALQGLWMWYNAWGEFSHSVGGKGETPWWRIMPRDQQPFPEQPGSADQAEALDRLSYILPCLAVVWGTREVVRSRPQWVGRLAACIFWTGAAVALLGLIQRQTGAEGIFWNKELTTYGSTLFFGTYRSPGIATSFLNIALAMGLALLLRPTSRESTTTGIQRHFLPLLRTGGVLVILVGVITAGSKAGMVLGVLTLLLWAIMNRRAIGRKFHDASASFFGHRPLERNITLAVVLIIAVLSLLSYAGTMYQRWEGAQESGYPTIQPRLTVNAIQLEMMQDPTWRAAGFGPGSFYPLFPYFAVDHDITGRYVYSHNDYLQTFVEWGWLGGGLMACLIAAAVIFLCREIFLRKKRHGRSMTVMLRAYLIALTSILIHSTVDFPMQIESIAITFAVLLGVGWAAADLGDEAGRKI is encoded by the coding sequence ATGTCTGAGCATCAGCCAGCGTTATGCCACTATCATTTGCTGCAAGGCTTGCCTTCCTCTCTAGCAGGATTCAAGATCGCCTTTATGGAAGCCACCCGACAGTCGTCTTCACAGGACAAACGCCGAAGTCGCTCATCGCGCGGCCGGCGGACCAAGGGTGGATCTAGAGCTACTTCCGGAACAAACGAGTGGTCTCCCGCTCGGACAGTAGGAGCGATGCTACTCATGGCCTCGCTGATCATCGGACCGCTCTTTGCCGGATCCTACTACGATCACTGGCGCTGGCCACTGATCGTGACGAGCTCACTGGCTGGGCTTTTGCTGGCGCTGGGGCCACGTCCGCGCCAATGGCAAGGTTGGTGTCTGCTTGTGCTTCTGCTGGTGCCGGCACTACAAGGCTTGTGGATGTGGTATAACGCCTGGGGTGAGTTTTCTCATTCGGTCGGCGGCAAGGGCGAAACTCCCTGGTGGCGAATCATGCCGCGCGATCAGCAACCGTTCCCTGAACAACCTGGCAGCGCCGACCAAGCGGAAGCGCTCGATCGCCTGAGTTATATTCTCCCCTGCCTCGCGGTGGTGTGGGGCACTCGCGAGGTGGTGCGAAGCCGACCTCAATGGGTCGGGCGTCTTGCTGCTTGCATTTTCTGGACTGGAGCAGCGGTTGCATTGCTCGGTCTGATCCAGCGTCAGACCGGAGCCGAGGGGATTTTCTGGAACAAAGAACTGACCACTTACGGCAGCACCTTATTTTTTGGAACTTACCGCAGTCCGGGGATTGCCACCAGCTTTCTCAACATCGCGTTGGCGATGGGACTGGCGCTACTGCTTCGACCGACCTCACGTGAATCCACGACCACGGGGATCCAGCGGCATTTCCTCCCCCTGCTACGAACTGGCGGGGTGCTGGTGATATTAGTGGGAGTCATCACCGCGGGCTCTAAGGCAGGGATGGTGCTGGGAGTGCTGACCCTGCTGCTCTGGGCAATCATGAATCGGCGTGCGATCGGTCGTAAATTCCACGACGCCAGCGCCAGCTTCTTCGGCCACCGCCCGCTGGAACGCAATATCACCCTGGCCGTAGTCCTGATCATTGCCGTGCTCAGCTTGCTGAGCTATGCTGGCACGATGTATCAACGCTGGGAGGGGGCGCAAGAAAGTGGATACCCAACTATACAGCCCCGACTCACGGTTAATGCGATTCAACTGGAAATGATGCAGGATCCAACCTGGAGAGCCGCAGGTTTCGGTCCCGGATCCTTCTACCCATTATTTCCCTACTTCGCCGTCGATCACGACATTACCGGGCGCTATGTTTACAGCCACAACGACTACCTACAGACCTTCGTGGAATGGGGCTGGCTGGGCGGCGGGCTGATGGCCTGCTTGATCGCCGCGGCGGTGATATTCCTATGTCGGGAAATTTTTCTGCGCAAAAAACGCCATGGGCGCTCGATGACCGTGATGCTACGCGCTTATTTAATCGCGCTCACCAGCATCCTGATTCACTCCACCGTGGATTTCCCCATGCAGATCGAATCCATCGCCATCACCTTCGCGGTGTTGTTAGGGGTGGGTTGGGCCGCGGCGGATCTGGGCGATGAGGCGGGGCGGAAGATTTAA
- a CDS encoding outer membrane beta-barrel protein — translation MKSPFNLTPRPFLYSLAIGAVTVPGVWAQTDPSLVNHPAVVPVGAGLDSVRGDGPMDLTEDSVSPEVAAAAEGSSDFSSLFTAAVRGSMRLDDNMFLTPDDEDSDVIITITPTLQLANDEDAKNTWSFAYAPSIISYLDNSNLNSVNNSFALELGTRLPKTEIDFSADYSEISGSDRFVSGQIDKTTYGAKLDLTHELTGKTRLDATLGYAKTDYETASLFDTTAYDLLLTWQYQYSGKISLGPYVSYGETEVDTQPDHQAIGVGIKFDYEMTGKTAMIGKLGYENRSFSGPMAGSDHNLFTYEIGLSHEYSGKTEFQLMLYRRSNASYSIASSGYYGTGLFILGTHDMTDRLTLKSKLAYERDSYYATSTVSAADLDSHYYEFNMGADYEFNDQCTFGMNFIWRSNDSETDSSDFDNLALELFSTYYF, via the coding sequence ATGAAATCTCCCTTCAATCTAACACCCAGACCTTTTCTCTATTCGCTCGCAATTGGTGCAGTGACCGTTCCTGGCGTTTGGGCGCAGACCGATCCGAGTTTGGTAAACCACCCTGCGGTTGTTCCGGTGGGGGCTGGTCTCGATAGTGTGAGAGGTGACGGCCCGATGGATCTGACCGAAGATTCCGTTTCACCTGAAGTCGCAGCGGCTGCAGAGGGTTCCTCAGATTTTAGCAGTTTGTTCACTGCGGCAGTGCGCGGAAGCATGCGCCTGGATGACAACATGTTCCTCACACCAGACGATGAGGACTCGGATGTCATCATCACCATCACTCCAACCTTGCAGTTGGCCAACGATGAGGATGCCAAGAACACATGGTCGTTTGCCTACGCACCAAGCATCATTTCCTATCTGGATAACTCAAACCTGAACTCCGTCAATAATTCCTTCGCTTTGGAACTGGGCACACGCTTGCCGAAGACGGAAATCGATTTTTCCGCTGACTACAGCGAGATTTCCGGAAGTGACCGTTTTGTTAGTGGCCAGATCGACAAAACGACCTACGGGGCAAAGCTTGATCTGACCCATGAGTTAACCGGTAAGACTCGCCTCGATGCTACCTTAGGCTATGCCAAGACGGATTATGAAACCGCGAGCCTGTTCGATACCACAGCCTATGATCTGCTGTTGACCTGGCAGTATCAATACAGCGGCAAGATTTCGCTAGGGCCATATGTTTCCTACGGTGAAACAGAGGTCGATACTCAGCCAGATCACCAAGCGATTGGCGTAGGTATCAAGTTCGACTATGAGATGACCGGTAAGACTGCCATGATCGGCAAGCTCGGTTATGAAAACCGCAGCTTCTCTGGCCCTATGGCTGGTTCTGACCATAATTTGTTCACCTATGAGATCGGTTTGAGTCACGAGTATTCGGGTAAAACTGAGTTTCAGCTCATGCTCTACCGTCGTTCTAACGCATCCTACAGTATTGCCTCCAGTGGTTATTACGGCACTGGTCTGTTTATCCTGGGGACACATGATATGACGGATCGGCTCACTCTCAAATCGAAGCTCGCATATGAGCGTGACTCTTACTACGCCACTAGCACTGTTTCAGCCGCGGACCTCGACAGTCACTACTATGAATTCAACATGGGAGCCGACTATGAATTCAATGATCAGTGCACGTTCGGAATGAATTTTATCTGGCGTAGCAACGATTCGGAGACCGATAGCAGCGATTTTGATAACTTGGCACTCGAATTGTTTAGCACTTATTACTTCTAA